A genomic stretch from Microbacterium proteolyticum includes:
- a CDS encoding Gfo/Idh/MocA family protein, which produces MTARTPAAGTGSAPIRTAVIGFGVSGRVFHAPFLEADPDYRLDLIVTANPERRAEAESRHPSARVVSDVDAVWAAAAELDLVVIGSPSGTHASLAERALDAGLDVVVDKPFAVTADEGRALITQAERLGRTLTVFQNRRWDGDFQTLRALVDSGELGEVRRFESRFEWWKPEPPTSWKTEAGVTDGGGILYDLGTHLIDQAVQLFGPVDDVSAEVHRRREATAADDDVFVALRHASGTMSHLWMSAVAPLTGPRFHMLGSRAGYTTWGLDPQEPALIAGALPGDPGFGAVPEERWGTLGAGDETRTHPTLPGDYGAFYRALAPALRGHGPLPVDPNDAVAVLEIIERVHAAASVSA; this is translated from the coding sequence ATGACGGCCCGCACCCCCGCGGCGGGCACCGGCAGCGCGCCCATCCGCACCGCCGTCATCGGTTTCGGTGTCTCGGGCCGTGTGTTCCACGCGCCCTTCCTCGAGGCTGACCCTGACTACCGACTCGACCTCATCGTCACGGCGAATCCCGAGCGTCGCGCCGAGGCCGAGTCCCGGCATCCGTCCGCCCGGGTGGTCTCCGACGTCGACGCCGTCTGGGCTGCGGCGGCGGAGCTCGACCTCGTCGTCATCGGCTCGCCCAGCGGCACCCACGCGTCGCTGGCGGAGCGGGCACTGGATGCCGGTCTGGACGTCGTGGTCGACAAGCCCTTCGCCGTGACCGCCGACGAGGGCCGCGCGCTCATCACGCAGGCCGAGCGCCTCGGCCGCACGCTCACCGTGTTCCAGAACCGGCGATGGGACGGCGACTTCCAGACCCTCCGCGCCCTGGTCGACAGCGGCGAGCTGGGCGAGGTGCGGCGCTTCGAGTCGCGCTTCGAGTGGTGGAAGCCTGAGCCGCCGACCTCGTGGAAGACCGAGGCCGGCGTCACCGACGGTGGTGGCATCCTGTACGACCTGGGGACCCACCTCATCGACCAGGCCGTGCAGCTGTTCGGCCCCGTCGACGACGTGTCCGCCGAGGTGCACCGGCGGCGCGAAGCCACTGCGGCCGACGACGACGTGTTCGTCGCGCTGCGGCACGCCTCGGGCACGATGTCGCACCTGTGGATGAGCGCCGTCGCGCCGCTCACGGGACCGCGGTTCCACATGCTCGGCTCGCGCGCCGGCTACACCACGTGGGGTCTCGACCCGCAGGAGCCCGCGCTCATCGCGGGCGCCCTCCCCGGCGACCCCGGCTTCGGCGCGGTGCCCGAGGAGCGCTGGGGCACCCTCGGCGCCGGCGACGAGACCCGGACGCACCCCACCCTGCCCGGCGACTACGGCGCGTTCTACCGCGCGCTCGCCCCGGCCCTCCGCGGCCACGGGCCGCTCCCCGTCGACCCAAACGACGCCGTCGCGGTGCTCGAGATCATCGAGCGCGTACACGCCGCGGCATCCGTCTCCGCCTGA
- a CDS encoding amino acid ABC transporter ATP-binding protein, with protein MTYTSPVPVTDGHLYEGSSLELRDLTMAYGDIDVLRGVSIDVKPGTTTCIIGPSGSGKSTLLRGVNRLHEPKSGDVLLAGESVLTQKPDAVRKRIGLVFQHFNLFPDHTALENVALAVRHVKGLSAAESRRIAAERLAEVGLAERSDHRPRDLSGGQQQRVAIARALAMEPEVMLFDEATSALDPELVKGVLNLMANLAQRGMTMLVVTHEMGFARKVADQVVFMDEGRVVEAGTPADLFERPQSPRLQRFLSEVL; from the coding sequence ATGACGTACACCTCCCCGGTCCCCGTCACCGACGGGCACCTCTACGAAGGCTCGAGCCTCGAACTCCGCGACCTCACGATGGCGTACGGCGACATCGACGTGCTGCGCGGGGTGAGCATCGACGTGAAGCCCGGCACCACGACCTGCATCATCGGCCCCTCGGGCTCCGGCAAATCGACGCTGCTGCGCGGAGTGAACCGCCTGCACGAGCCGAAATCCGGCGATGTGCTCCTGGCGGGCGAGAGCGTTCTCACGCAGAAACCGGATGCCGTGCGCAAACGCATCGGCCTGGTCTTCCAGCACTTCAACCTCTTCCCCGACCACACCGCGCTCGAGAACGTCGCGCTCGCCGTGCGGCACGTGAAGGGCCTGTCGGCGGCCGAGTCGCGCCGGATCGCCGCCGAGCGTCTCGCCGAGGTGGGTCTGGCCGAGCGCAGCGATCACCGCCCGCGCGACCTGTCGGGTGGCCAGCAGCAGCGCGTCGCGATCGCGCGGGCCCTGGCCATGGAGCCCGAGGTCATGCTGTTCGACGAGGCCACGAGCGCCCTCGATCCCGAACTCGTGAAGGGCGTGCTCAACCTCATGGCCAACCTCGCGCAGCGGGGGATGACGATGCTCGTCGTCACGCATGAGATGGGCTTCGCCCGCAAGGTCGCCGACCAGGTCGTCTTCATGGATGAGGGACGCGTCGTCGAGGCCGGCACCCCCGCCGACCTGTTCGAACGGCCGCAGAGCCCGCGCCTGCAGCGCTTCCTCTCGGAGGTGCTGTGA
- a CDS encoding amino acid ABC transporter permease, which yields MDWLDNLVKTFLDFEAMAQVLPQLLGTGLVNTLVISVCATVIGIVLGMIVAIMGISPSRWLRTPARIYTDIFRGLPAILTILLIGQGFARLSQQLFGPSPYPLGILALSLIASAYIGEIFRAGIQSVDRGQLEACRALGMSYGKAMRLVVVPQGVRRVLPALVNQFIAIVKDSSLVYFLGLLVSERELFRVGQDAAVLTGNLSPLVAAGVFYLVITVPLTHLVNYFDNRFRTGRRKPTPPKSGLDEVEETTPGPALTYGANT from the coding sequence CAGGTCCTCCCCCAGCTGCTGGGCACCGGCCTCGTCAACACCCTCGTCATCTCGGTCTGCGCCACGGTGATCGGCATCGTGCTGGGCATGATCGTGGCCATCATGGGCATCTCGCCCTCGCGATGGCTGCGCACCCCGGCGCGGATCTACACCGACATCTTTCGGGGGCTCCCCGCGATCCTCACAATTCTGCTGATCGGTCAGGGCTTCGCCCGGCTGAGCCAGCAGCTGTTCGGTCCGTCGCCGTACCCTCTCGGCATCCTGGCCCTCTCGCTCATCGCCTCGGCGTACATCGGCGAGATCTTCCGCGCCGGCATCCAGAGCGTCGACCGCGGTCAACTCGAGGCCTGCCGCGCCCTGGGCATGAGCTACGGCAAGGCCATGCGCCTGGTCGTAGTGCCCCAGGGCGTGCGGCGGGTGCTCCCGGCGCTGGTGAACCAGTTCATCGCGATCGTGAAGGACTCGTCGCTGGTGTACTTCCTGGGCCTGCTCGTGTCGGAGCGCGAGCTGTTCCGGGTGGGTCAGGATGCCGCGGTGCTCACCGGCAACCTGTCGCCGCTGGTCGCGGCGGGGGTGTTCTACCTCGTGATCACGGTTCCGCTGACGCACCTCGTCAACTACTTCGACAACCGCTTCCGCACGGGCCGGCGCAAGCCCACCCCGCCCAAGAGCGGCCTCGACGAGGTCGAGGAGACCACCCCCGGCCCCGCCCTCACGTATGGAGCGAACACATGA